A stretch of the Arthrobacter stackebrandtii genome encodes the following:
- a CDS encoding PhoX family protein, translating to MLQHRTPSGRFTVSNAKKLLPMLGHTRGKRSAVTCALKCDNACSKAVCNTSTNSYFRDIASAEFSRRSAMGIGLAGALSAAVLATGQGALPVKNDDGPKAAAGRLAFAPIAPVDAAVDAFNVPAGYDWSPIIRWGDPLFDHAPDFDFANQTQASQAGQFGYNNDYTDILRQPNGKKGLLVCNHEYVNPQIMFPAAPANEWQAQSRRNIFRNAVGMSVVELEREHKGTPWEYIRGGKLNRRITMDTLFELTGPLAGSDLVKTLRDPEGRQVQGTLGNCSGGTTPWGTILSGEENFNGFFRTNGTSAEDRRYGLANAATGMGWEQEDPRFDARGTDFRNEPNRFGYIVEIDPENPYSVPRKHTSMGRFKHEGANVIIAKNGKAVAYSGDDERFDYLYKFVSKNKYKPNNKAHNMTLLTEGDLYVAQFTGNSAVEIDGSGTVPADGAFDGTGTWLPLVVNGKSAIAGMGVQEVLAYTRLAADKAGATKMDRCEDVEPSLATGKVYVACTNNTKRGLPGQAPADETNPRAENRDGHIVEITETRGDSTATTFNWTLLMLCGDPAKNSETYFSGFPADKVSPISCPDNLAFDTAGNLWISTDGAPSVIGYNDGLFKVGLEGANRGNVQQFASMPRDAETCGPVIHDDESMVYVAVQHPGEDGSYGKHTSYFPDYVAEGTTPAPGQVRAPRPSVVQIFPAGAGTKPGKGNGRK from the coding sequence ATGTTGCAGCATCGCACCCCCTCCGGAAGGTTTACCGTGTCCAACGCCAAAAAACTCCTGCCCATGCTCGGCCACACCCGCGGCAAGCGCAGCGCCGTCACCTGCGCCCTGAAATGCGACAACGCCTGCTCCAAGGCCGTCTGCAACACCTCCACCAACAGCTACTTCCGCGACATCGCCTCGGCGGAATTCTCGCGCCGCTCCGCCATGGGGATCGGCCTGGCGGGCGCCCTGAGCGCGGCCGTTTTGGCCACGGGCCAGGGTGCGCTGCCGGTGAAGAACGACGACGGCCCCAAGGCTGCCGCGGGCAGGCTGGCTTTCGCTCCCATCGCCCCCGTGGATGCCGCGGTGGATGCCTTCAATGTCCCGGCCGGCTACGACTGGTCCCCGATCATCCGCTGGGGCGACCCGTTGTTTGACCACGCCCCCGACTTTGACTTTGCCAACCAGACGCAGGCGTCGCAGGCCGGACAGTTCGGCTACAACAACGACTACACGGACATCCTTCGCCAGCCCAACGGCAAGAAGGGCCTGCTGGTCTGCAACCACGAGTATGTGAACCCGCAGATCATGTTCCCGGCCGCGCCCGCCAACGAGTGGCAGGCCCAGTCCCGCCGGAACATCTTCCGCAATGCCGTGGGCATGTCCGTGGTGGAACTGGAGCGCGAACACAAGGGCACCCCGTGGGAGTACATCCGCGGCGGCAAGCTGAACCGTCGCATCACCATGGACACCCTCTTCGAACTGACCGGCCCGCTGGCCGGCTCCGACCTGGTCAAGACCCTCCGAGACCCGGAAGGCCGCCAGGTGCAGGGCACCCTGGGCAACTGCTCCGGCGGCACCACCCCGTGGGGCACCATCCTCTCCGGCGAGGAAAACTTCAACGGCTTCTTCCGCACCAACGGCACCAGCGCCGAGGACCGCCGCTACGGCCTGGCCAACGCCGCCACCGGCATGGGCTGGGAGCAGGAGGACCCCCGCTTTGACGCCCGCGGCACGGACTTCCGCAACGAGCCCAACCGCTTCGGCTACATCGTGGAGATCGACCCCGAAAACCCATACTCCGTGCCGCGCAAGCACACCAGCATGGGCCGTTTCAAGCACGAAGGCGCCAACGTCATCATCGCCAAGAACGGCAAGGCAGTGGCCTACTCCGGCGACGACGAGCGCTTCGACTACCTGTACAAGTTCGTCTCCAAGAACAAGTACAAGCCGAACAACAAGGCGCACAACATGACGCTGCTGACCGAAGGCGACCTCTACGTTGCCCAGTTCACCGGCAACTCGGCCGTGGAGATCGACGGCTCCGGCACGGTCCCCGCCGACGGCGCCTTTGACGGCACCGGCACCTGGCTGCCCCTCGTGGTCAACGGCAAGAGCGCCATCGCCGGCATGGGTGTGCAGGAAGTCCTGGCCTACACCCGCCTGGCCGCGGACAAGGCCGGCGCCACCAAGATGGACCGCTGCGAGGATGTGGAGCCGAGCCTGGCCACCGGCAAGGTCTACGTCGCCTGCACCAACAACACCAAGCGCGGCCTCCCCGGCCAGGCACCTGCCGACGAGACCAACCCGCGCGCGGAAAACCGCGACGGCCACATCGTGGAAATCACCGAAACCCGCGGCGACTCCACGGCCACCACGTTCAACTGGACCCTGCTGATGCTCTGCGGCGACCCGGCCAAGAACTCGGAAACCTACTTCAGCGGCTTCCCGGCGGATAAGGTCAGCCCCATCTCCTGCCCCGACAACCTCGCCTTCGACACGGCCGGCAACCTCTGGATCTCCACCGACGGCGCACCCTCCGTGATCGGCTACAACGACGGCCTGTTCAAGGTTGGCCTGGAAGGCGCCAACCGCGGCAACGTCCAGCAGTTCGCCTCCATGCCGCGCGATGCCGAAACCTGCGGGCCTGTCATCCACGACGACGAGTCCATGGTGTACGTCGCCGTGCAGCACCCGGGCGAGGACGGTTCCTACGGCAAGCACACCTCCTACTTCCCGGACTACGTCGCTGAAGGCACGACGCCGGCACCCGGCCAGGTGCGCGCGCCGCGTCCGTCCGTGGTCCAGATCTTCCCGGCCGGCGCAGGCACGAAGCCGGGCAAGGGCAACGGACGCAAGTAG
- a CDS encoding FAD-binding oxidoreductase yields MTTLPVAGGAQSLLSAARLAATDPAERARAAVDRSGFDPGEVPDGVVYAETVDDVVQALQLATRHGVHIVPRGAGTGLAGGSSATRGTVVLDVSRMNRILSIDPEEQLAVVEPGVLNAEVNAAAAEFGLFYAPDPASTAICSIGGNVATNAGGMWCAKYGVTREAVLSLQVVLADGRILKTGRSTIKGVSGYDLNSLMIGSEGTLGIVVQATLRLRPKPLHTATTAAYFADAASAARAASAIIAARIQPAILEFIDGGTLAAVDAMMGTEHSSRGGAFLLAQTDGHGALLEQQVLVEAITPFALSIEQTDDAGRAAELVAARRNAIPALQELGRVSIGDIGVPRRKLAEAIDGLADISQRTGVRIFVVAHAADGNLHPMVVVGHDESITEGPAKEALGEMFHLAQRLGGTLTGEHGIGVLKQDWLEEEVGSLSLELQHKIKAVFDPLGILNPGKGI; encoded by the coding sequence ATGACCACGCTCCCAGTTGCAGGCGGCGCCCAATCCCTGCTCAGCGCCGCCCGGTTGGCCGCGACGGATCCGGCGGAGCGGGCTCGCGCCGCCGTTGACCGTTCCGGCTTCGATCCCGGCGAGGTCCCGGACGGGGTGGTGTACGCGGAAACTGTGGACGACGTGGTCCAGGCCCTGCAATTGGCAACACGTCACGGCGTCCACATTGTGCCGCGCGGCGCCGGTACGGGCCTGGCAGGTGGATCCTCCGCAACCCGGGGCACCGTGGTGCTGGATGTCAGCCGCATGAACCGCATCCTCAGCATCGACCCCGAGGAGCAGCTGGCCGTGGTGGAGCCGGGCGTGCTCAACGCGGAGGTGAATGCCGCGGCGGCCGAGTTCGGGCTGTTCTACGCGCCGGACCCTGCCAGCACGGCGATCTGCTCGATCGGCGGCAACGTTGCCACGAACGCCGGCGGCATGTGGTGCGCCAAGTATGGGGTGACCCGCGAGGCGGTGCTGTCCCTGCAGGTGGTTTTGGCAGACGGCCGGATCCTGAAGACCGGCCGCAGCACCATCAAGGGCGTCAGCGGCTACGACCTCAACTCCCTCATGATCGGTTCGGAGGGGACCCTGGGGATCGTTGTCCAGGCAACGCTGCGGCTGCGCCCCAAACCCTTGCACACGGCCACCACCGCCGCTTATTTTGCGGACGCCGCATCCGCGGCCCGGGCCGCCTCGGCCATCATCGCGGCCCGCATCCAGCCGGCCATCCTGGAGTTCATCGACGGCGGGACCCTCGCCGCGGTCGATGCGATGATGGGCACCGAGCACAGCAGCCGCGGGGGCGCGTTCCTGCTCGCCCAGACCGACGGCCACGGCGCCCTGCTGGAGCAGCAGGTCCTTGTTGAGGCCATCACGCCCTTCGCACTGTCCATCGAACAGACGGACGACGCCGGCCGGGCCGCCGAACTGGTGGCCGCACGGCGCAACGCGATCCCCGCACTGCAGGAGCTGGGCCGGGTCTCCATCGGGGACATCGGGGTGCCGCGCAGGAAGTTGGCCGAGGCCATTGACGGCCTGGCGGACATCTCGCAGCGGACGGGCGTGCGGATCTTCGTGGTGGCACACGCCGCCGACGGCAACCTCCACCCCATGGTGGTGGTCGGCCACGACGAGTCCATCACCGAGGGCCCGGCCAAGGAGGCACTCGGCGAGATGTTCCACCTGGCGCAGCGGCTCGGCGGCACGCTGACGGGCGAACACGGGATCGGGGTGCTCAAGCAGGACTGGCTCGAAGAGGAAGTGGGAAGCCTGTCCCTGGAACTGCAGCACAAGATCAAGGCCGTGTTCGACCCCCTCGGCATTCTCAACCCCGGCAAGGGCATCTGA
- a CDS encoding OsmC family protein: MSEKVESAQRSVELTRTSTAVYTVRNATGAEMQFGHGDGLFSPVELLLAAIAGCSSIDVDTVTARSAEPTSYTVTATGDKLSEDGATRVDNLNIAFNIEFPDTEGGQKAAGMVERLAKLSHDKYCTVSRTVERGTPVSHTLNVTVGDSTD; encoded by the coding sequence ATGAGCGAAAAAGTAGAGTCCGCCCAGCGTTCCGTAGAACTGACCCGCACGTCCACGGCTGTATATACAGTACGGAATGCCACGGGTGCCGAGATGCAGTTCGGTCACGGCGATGGCCTGTTCAGCCCCGTCGAATTGCTGCTGGCCGCCATCGCCGGCTGCTCGTCCATCGACGTCGACACCGTCACCGCCCGCAGCGCCGAGCCCACCAGCTACACGGTGACGGCAACCGGCGACAAGCTCTCTGAAGACGGCGCCACCCGCGTGGACAACCTGAATATCGCCTTCAACATCGAATTCCCCGACACCGAAGGCGGCCAGAAGGCGGCCGGCATGGTCGAGCGCCTGGCAAAACTCTCGCACGACAAGTACTGCACCGTCTCCCGCACCGTGGAGCGCGGCACCCCCGTCTCACACACGCTCAACGTCACCGTCGGAGACTCCACGGACTGA
- a CDS encoding plasmid pRiA4b ORF-3 family protein: protein MAKDSKARTSTTSVSGRRAALAVDAVAPAFAAWCNNMPGLPEGAVQDLLDAVRLLASAYFKLVPASDITSFEPLAFGQAMSAVVHAEAEEDTEFIFVAVRTYLLFLEETKAWTGGPEDLAQVFTLFYDDGEPLFPDIDQPELSEEEELAGLEATSLAQRMEALLRWIGPGAAVTSTGALKLKDIEAAAAAVGVAAKGAKAGAKREQLPGFNLKNMPEDHVPTVKSMYEVPLLAKMWAALEGAGLIGVGATKVWLNPKARILLEPGNPERRMALGIFITAFLTVAVTGEQDWAPWVGQAAAAQIALLYAACQGAGIPAIALTDPESLDAVGLDEYGARLLRERMDELAELGLVSMGETITVPPAVVPSVVALAQSGYADEEDESYGPGFGAAADPFAGPDPFVPAAASRKQSRSVKKDPNAPIYQLKVTLKHLSPPIWRRLLVRSDVTLGDMHRILQASFEWDGSHLHAFQVGGRGEDVYGLSGADALGNEDLDENAYTLGAVLSAEGDSMEYTYDFGDDWEHLVKLERVLPADPKAPVARCTGGRGRGPAEDSGGAWGWANVVEAVNDPKHPEHQEYRDWLGLRRGETFDAKAFDKEAVTTALARLF, encoded by the coding sequence ATGGCTAAGGACAGCAAGGCCCGCACATCAACCACATCGGTCAGCGGGCGGCGGGCGGCCCTCGCCGTGGACGCTGTCGCGCCGGCATTTGCCGCATGGTGCAACAACATGCCCGGCCTTCCGGAGGGTGCCGTCCAGGACCTGCTCGACGCCGTGAGGCTGCTGGCTTCCGCCTACTTCAAGCTGGTGCCGGCCTCTGACATCACCAGTTTCGAACCCCTTGCCTTTGGCCAGGCCATGTCCGCCGTCGTCCATGCTGAGGCCGAAGAGGACACCGAATTCATTTTCGTAGCCGTCCGCACCTACCTGCTGTTCCTTGAGGAAACCAAGGCGTGGACAGGCGGCCCGGAAGATCTGGCCCAGGTGTTCACGCTGTTTTACGATGACGGAGAGCCCCTGTTTCCTGACATCGACCAGCCGGAGCTGTCAGAGGAAGAGGAGCTTGCCGGGCTGGAGGCCACCTCCCTGGCCCAGCGCATGGAGGCCCTGCTGCGGTGGATCGGTCCCGGTGCCGCGGTGACTTCCACGGGGGCATTGAAGCTGAAGGACATTGAGGCTGCCGCAGCAGCGGTCGGTGTTGCCGCAAAGGGTGCCAAGGCCGGGGCCAAGCGGGAACAGCTGCCGGGCTTCAACCTGAAAAACATGCCCGAGGACCACGTTCCCACGGTGAAGTCCATGTATGAGGTTCCCCTGCTGGCCAAGATGTGGGCCGCCCTCGAAGGGGCCGGCCTGATCGGCGTCGGTGCGACCAAAGTGTGGCTGAACCCGAAAGCTCGGATTCTCCTCGAACCCGGCAACCCGGAACGGCGCATGGCGCTGGGCATTTTCATCACCGCCTTCCTTACGGTGGCAGTCACCGGAGAACAGGACTGGGCGCCGTGGGTGGGACAGGCAGCGGCCGCCCAGATCGCACTGCTGTATGCGGCGTGCCAGGGAGCAGGCATCCCCGCGATCGCACTCACAGATCCCGAGAGCCTGGACGCGGTCGGCCTCGACGAGTACGGAGCGCGGCTGCTGCGGGAGCGCATGGATGAACTGGCCGAACTGGGCCTAGTGTCCATGGGTGAGACCATCACCGTTCCTCCTGCGGTGGTTCCCTCCGTCGTTGCCTTGGCCCAGTCCGGCTACGCGGATGAAGAAGATGAAAGCTACGGCCCCGGCTTCGGCGCAGCTGCTGATCCGTTCGCCGGTCCCGATCCGTTCGTGCCCGCCGCGGCGTCCCGGAAACAGTCCAGGTCCGTCAAGAAGGACCCCAACGCGCCCATCTACCAGCTGAAGGTGACGCTCAAGCACCTGTCTCCGCCCATCTGGCGGAGGCTCCTCGTGCGCTCGGACGTGACCCTCGGGGACATGCACAGGATCTTGCAGGCCTCCTTCGAATGGGACGGTTCCCACCTGCATGCCTTCCAGGTCGGCGGGCGCGGCGAGGACGTCTACGGACTCTCGGGCGCTGACGCGTTGGGCAATGAGGACCTGGACGAGAACGCCTACACGCTGGGCGCGGTCCTGTCCGCGGAGGGCGATTCCATGGAGTACACCTATGACTTTGGTGACGACTGGGAGCACCTCGTCAAGCTGGAGAGGGTCCTGCCCGCCGATCCAAAGGCCCCGGTCGCGCGCTGCACCGGCGGCCGCGGCAGGGGTCCGGCCGAGGATTCCGGCGGCGCGTGGGGCTGGGCAAACGTCGTCGAGGCCGTCAATGATCCCAAGCACCCGGAGCATCAGGAATACCGTGACTGGCTGGGCCTGCGCCGCGGCGAGACCTTTGACGCCAAGGCCTTCGACAAAGAGGCGGTCACGACGGCGCTGGCCCGCCTTTTCTGA
- a CDS encoding type I restriction endonuclease subunit R, which produces MTPTATGFSEADWEDLALERLADEDLGWRPVHGEDIAPGKGERESWSELLIRPRMLAALQQFNPTVPVQYLKQALAEITAPKSNDAISENHRIHEYLVHGYRLSYIDIDGTDVNATIHLLSPDPDRNDWMAVNQVTLVAGDYKRRFDLVLYCNGMPVSIIELKKAGSAAADLPAAHAQLQTYLREFPMAFRFCVMTLASDGILARYGTPFTPFNHFSPWNVDDDGVPVPPGFMLDGQAVTAMETALQGLYNQERFLQLLTEFTAFDENADGLTKRIAKPHQYFAVTKAVGNTVLAVESNGKAGVVWHTQGSGKSMEMELYTNKVIRHPRLKNPTVVVITDRNELDGQLYESFAQSQLLPEKPRQIRRRSELRDELGNRTTGGIYFTTLQKFGRSKEERDAGSEHPLLSDRRNIIVVVDEAHRSHYDDLDGYARHLRDALPHATLIAFTGTPISFADRNTRDVFGDYIDIYDLTRAVDDGATVPVYFEPRLIKVGLAGSVTEEQLDEAADDATRGLDMTERARIEASVAVVNAVYGAPERITALAEDLVAHWEGRRATMEKFIEGPGKAMIVGGTREICAKLYDAIVQLRPDWHSDDLAAGKIKVVYSGDATDTPPVSLHVRRDSENAAVKARLKDPDDELELVIVKDMMLTGFDAPPLHTLYLDRPLKGALLMQTLARVNRTFRGKQDGLLVAYAPLADNLAKALGEYTQSDQEHKPVGRNVDEAIALTVSLLDTLGGLLAGYNWRAVLAKGGPKAWLNAATGATAYLRDPAAPGNAPSESETLASRYRRHSGQLSRAWALCSGSAAMETLRLDVQMYEEIRVWMAKFDAADRQASGAPIPADIQRLLGLLIDGATTSGEVLDIYAAAGLPRPSLDDLTPEFIAKTKTARNPQLAIEALRKLVSEESVATTRNNIVRQRAFSERITELMRKYTNQQLTSAEVIAELVEMAKEVAAESDRGKQFSPALNSDELAYYDAVATNDSAVDVLGTGVLADIARQLVEVMRRDIRTDWTVRDDVRAKLRSSIKRLLVRNGYPPDKQPDAIKLVMEQMESMAPRYAEERASV; this is translated from the coding sequence ATGACACCAACCGCCACCGGTTTTTCAGAGGCCGACTGGGAAGACCTCGCCCTGGAGCGGTTGGCGGACGAAGACTTGGGCTGGCGGCCGGTGCACGGCGAGGACATCGCCCCCGGTAAAGGAGAGCGGGAGTCGTGGTCCGAGCTCCTCATCCGGCCCCGCATGTTGGCGGCGCTGCAGCAGTTCAACCCCACCGTCCCCGTGCAGTACCTCAAGCAGGCGCTGGCGGAAATCACGGCGCCGAAGTCCAACGACGCCATCAGCGAAAACCACCGCATCCATGAGTACCTGGTCCACGGCTACCGGCTCAGCTACATCGATATTGACGGCACCGACGTCAACGCCACCATCCACCTGCTCAGCCCCGATCCCGACCGCAACGACTGGATGGCCGTCAACCAGGTGACCCTCGTGGCCGGCGACTACAAGCGCCGCTTCGACCTGGTCCTGTACTGCAACGGCATGCCCGTGAGCATCATCGAGCTGAAGAAGGCCGGCAGCGCAGCGGCAGACCTCCCCGCCGCGCACGCCCAGCTGCAGACCTACCTGCGCGAGTTCCCCATGGCGTTCCGTTTCTGCGTCATGACCCTGGCCAGCGACGGCATCCTGGCCAGGTACGGCACCCCCTTCACCCCGTTCAACCACTTCTCGCCCTGGAATGTTGATGACGACGGCGTCCCCGTTCCGCCTGGCTTCATGCTGGACGGGCAGGCGGTCACCGCCATGGAGACGGCCCTGCAGGGGCTCTACAACCAGGAACGGTTCCTGCAGCTGTTGACCGAGTTCACGGCCTTTGATGAAAACGCCGACGGGCTGACCAAGCGCATCGCCAAGCCGCACCAGTACTTCGCCGTCACCAAGGCCGTGGGAAACACAGTGCTGGCGGTGGAATCCAACGGGAAGGCCGGCGTCGTCTGGCACACCCAGGGCTCCGGCAAGTCCATGGAAATGGAGCTCTACACCAACAAGGTCATCCGCCACCCGCGGCTGAAAAACCCCACGGTGGTGGTCATCACCGACCGCAATGAGCTGGACGGGCAGCTGTATGAGTCGTTTGCGCAGAGCCAGCTGCTGCCGGAGAAGCCGCGCCAGATCCGGCGTCGCTCCGAACTGCGGGACGAGCTGGGCAACCGCACCACCGGCGGCATCTACTTCACCACGCTGCAGAAGTTTGGCCGCAGCAAGGAAGAGAGGGACGCCGGCAGCGAGCACCCGCTGCTCAGCGACCGGCGCAACATCATCGTGGTGGTGGACGAGGCGCACCGGAGCCACTATGACGACCTCGACGGCTACGCCCGGCACCTGCGCGACGCGCTGCCGCACGCGACGCTGATTGCTTTCACGGGCACGCCGATTTCCTTTGCCGACCGCAACACCCGCGACGTCTTTGGCGACTACATCGACATATACGACCTGACCAGGGCCGTGGACGACGGCGCCACCGTCCCCGTGTACTTCGAGCCGCGCCTCATCAAGGTGGGCCTGGCCGGCTCGGTGACCGAGGAGCAGCTGGATGAGGCGGCCGACGACGCCACGCGCGGCCTCGACATGACCGAGCGGGCCCGCATCGAGGCGAGCGTCGCCGTCGTCAATGCCGTTTATGGGGCACCCGAGCGCATCACGGCGCTGGCCGAGGACCTGGTGGCGCATTGGGAGGGCCGGCGGGCCACGATGGAGAAGTTCATCGAGGGCCCGGGCAAGGCGATGATTGTGGGCGGGACGCGGGAAATCTGCGCCAAGCTGTACGACGCCATTGTCCAGCTGCGCCCGGACTGGCACTCGGACGACCTGGCCGCAGGCAAGATCAAGGTGGTCTACTCTGGCGACGCCACGGACACTCCCCCGGTATCCCTGCATGTGCGGCGCGACTCGGAAAATGCCGCGGTCAAGGCCCGGCTGAAGGATCCGGATGACGAGCTGGAGCTGGTGATCGTCAAGGACATGATGCTCACCGGTTTTGATGCCCCGCCGCTGCACACCCTGTACCTCGACCGGCCATTGAAGGGCGCCCTGCTCATGCAGACGCTGGCGCGCGTGAACCGCACCTTCCGCGGCAAGCAGGACGGGCTGCTGGTGGCCTATGCGCCGCTGGCCGACAACCTGGCAAAGGCGCTGGGCGAGTACACGCAGTCCGACCAGGAGCACAAACCGGTCGGCAGGAACGTGGACGAGGCCATCGCCCTGACCGTTTCGCTGCTGGACACGCTGGGCGGGCTGCTTGCCGGGTACAACTGGCGTGCCGTGCTGGCCAAGGGCGGACCCAAAGCCTGGCTCAATGCCGCAACTGGCGCCACCGCATACCTGCGCGACCCGGCGGCACCGGGGAACGCGCCGTCGGAATCCGAAACTCTCGCCTCCCGCTACCGCCGGCATAGCGGGCAGCTATCCCGAGCCTGGGCGCTGTGCTCCGGCTCGGCGGCGATGGAAACGCTGCGGCTGGATGTGCAGATGTACGAGGAGATCCGGGTGTGGATGGCGAAGTTCGACGCCGCCGACCGTCAGGCATCCGGGGCTCCCATCCCCGCCGACATCCAGCGGCTGCTGGGGCTGCTGATTGACGGGGCGACGACGTCGGGCGAGGTGCTGGACATCTATGCGGCGGCCGGGCTGCCGAGGCCGTCATTGGACGACCTGACGCCGGAGTTCATTGCCAAGACGAAGACTGCGCGGAACCCGCAGCTGGCGATCGAGGCGCTGCGCAAGCTCGTGTCCGAGGAATCCGTGGCCACGACCCGGAATAACATTGTGCGCCAGCGCGCGTTCTCCGAGCGGATCACCGAGCTCATGCGCAAGTACACGAACCAGCAACTGACATCGGCCGAGGTTATCGCCGAGCTGGTGGAGATGGCGAAGGAAGTGGCTGCCGAGAGCGACCGCGGGAAGCAGTTCAGCCCGGCGCTCAACTCCGACGAGCTGGCTTATTACGACGCCGTTGCCACGAATGATTCCGCCGTGGATGTCCTGGGCACCGGCGTGCTGGCGGACATTGCCCGGCAGCTGGTGGAGGTCATGCGGCGCGACATCCGCACCGACTGGACCGTGCGCGACGACGTGCGCGCGAAACTGCGCTCCTCGATCAAGCGGCTGCTGGTGCGCAACGGCTACCCGCCGGACAAGCAGCCGGATGCGATCAAGCTGGTCATGGAGCAGATGGAATCCATGGCTCCGCGGTATGCGGAGGAGCGGGCCTCGGTGTAG
- a CDS encoding MinD/ParA family ATP-binding protein: MDVEPTQVDVRADGSVLVGGEAIAARPGTDPYAAAMAVLADYARSSGSPVVASAFDHASGQTELFQVHGDGSTRAYTAPPAMPSFSPSAPPITPADPPFFTFPEDEPEGCSYDSPEPERPLLRRDAKRPRGGVRGAVYNVSQGRLNLGPSSRELEEVDLEQRIARPLSGSFNTAVLSLKGGIGKTSTTVGVGLTLAEFRGDNPCGIDANPDSGDLAERALGEVMYQRSTPRSITDIVRDLDSITSLTALGGYTHRAGRLHLVAGEQDPGLSDSLTATEYGDVHNLISQYYSVTLTDCGTGVSHPAMAGVLQRASNVVVASGYAVSGAKRARNTLQWLADHGYEDLARNAVVVITDKEQVSSRVDKKAIEDYLSGFCRELITVPHDRAVADGDIISLDRVSTGTRRAYKEIAAAIVDGYY; encoded by the coding sequence ATGGATGTAGAGCCCACGCAGGTGGATGTGCGTGCCGATGGTTCCGTGCTGGTTGGCGGGGAGGCCATCGCCGCACGGCCCGGCACGGACCCCTATGCAGCCGCCATGGCCGTCCTTGCAGACTACGCCCGCAGCTCAGGTTCCCCCGTGGTGGCCTCGGCATTCGACCACGCATCCGGCCAGACAGAACTGTTCCAGGTCCACGGCGACGGCTCCACACGGGCGTACACGGCTCCGCCGGCCATGCCGTCGTTCAGCCCCTCCGCTCCACCCATCACCCCAGCTGATCCGCCGTTCTTCACCTTTCCGGAGGATGAGCCGGAGGGATGCTCCTACGACTCGCCAGAGCCGGAGCGGCCCCTGCTCCGCAGGGATGCCAAGCGGCCGCGCGGCGGTGTCCGCGGCGCCGTCTACAACGTGTCGCAAGGCCGGCTGAACTTGGGGCCCAGCTCCAGGGAACTGGAGGAAGTCGACCTGGAGCAGCGGATCGCCCGTCCGCTGTCCGGCAGCTTCAACACGGCAGTTCTCAGCCTCAAGGGCGGGATCGGGAAGACCTCGACGACGGTTGGCGTTGGCCTGACCCTGGCCGAGTTCCGCGGCGACAACCCCTGCGGCATCGATGCCAACCCTGACAGCGGCGATCTGGCGGAGCGGGCGCTTGGGGAGGTCATGTACCAGCGCTCAACTCCGCGGAGCATCACCGACATTGTCCGCGACCTGGACTCGATCACGTCGCTGACAGCCCTGGGCGGATACACGCACCGGGCCGGCCGGCTCCACCTGGTGGCAGGGGAACAGGACCCCGGGTTGTCCGACTCGTTGACAGCCACCGAGTACGGCGACGTCCACAACCTCATCAGCCAGTACTACTCGGTCACCCTGACCGACTGCGGCACCGGAGTGTCCCATCCGGCCATGGCCGGCGTGCTGCAGCGCGCCTCAAACGTGGTGGTTGCCTCCGGCTACGCCGTGAGCGGGGCGAAGCGTGCACGGAACACCCTGCAGTGGCTGGCCGATCACGGGTACGAGGATCTGGCCCGCAACGCGGTTGTTGTCATCACGGACAAGGAACAGGTGTCCAGCCGCGTGGACAAGAAGGCCATTGAGGACTACCTCTCCGGCTTCTGCCGGGAACTGATCACGGTGCCCCATGACCGCGCCGTGGCCGACGGCGACATCATCTCCCTGGACAGGGTTTCGACCGGCACCCGTCGCGCCTACAAGGAGATCGCGGCGGCCATTGTGGACGGGTATTACTAA